The proteins below are encoded in one region of Acidimicrobiales bacterium:
- a CDS encoding glycosyltransferase: protein MTAIHQFIPTFAPRDAIGTHTLHVQRILREMGVESEIYAEGIVNRHERRARPYRSFARRRAVAGDRTWLMYQLSTGSAVAEYVQARPEPALVNYHNVTSAELFAPWEPHVAVECREGRRQMRELAATVELGIAVSAYNEAELAGAGYRQTAVAPVLVDLDGTGVEPDPATTERLGRARRAGGADWLFVGRVAPHKCQHDVVRAFAAYRRLYDPQARLHLVGTPGSHAYVTVLRRYVAALGLGAAVSLPGSVPAEALRAHFGAADVFVCLSEHEGFCVPVIEAMRLEVPVVAYAAAAVPETVAGAGVLLDDKGPVTVAAAVHRVVTDGALRRQLTAAGAGRAADFSLDRSTRRFGEVVGKFLADRGAG, encoded by the coding sequence GTGACGGCGATCCACCAGTTCATCCCGACGTTCGCGCCCCGCGACGCCATCGGGACGCACACCCTCCACGTCCAGCGGATCCTGCGGGAGATGGGCGTCGAGTCGGAGATCTACGCCGAGGGCATCGTGAACCGCCACGAGCGCCGGGCCCGCCCGTACCGGTCGTTCGCCCGGCGGCGGGCCGTCGCCGGCGACCGCACCTGGCTGATGTACCAGCTGTCCACCGGCAGCGCGGTCGCCGAGTACGTGCAGGCCCGGCCCGAGCCGGCGCTGGTCAACTACCACAACGTCACGTCCGCCGAGCTGTTCGCGCCGTGGGAGCCGCACGTGGCCGTGGAGTGCCGGGAGGGCCGGCGCCAGATGCGGGAGCTGGCGGCGACGGTCGAGCTGGGCATCGCCGTCTCGGCCTACAACGAGGCCGAGCTGGCCGGCGCCGGGTACCGGCAGACGGCGGTGGCGCCCGTGCTCGTGGACCTCGACGGCACCGGAGTGGAGCCCGACCCGGCGACGACGGAGCGGCTCGGGCGGGCGCGCCGGGCGGGGGGCGCCGACTGGCTGTTCGTCGGCCGGGTCGCTCCCCACAAGTGCCAGCACGACGTGGTGCGGGCGTTCGCCGCCTACCGCCGCCTGTACGACCCGCAGGCCCGACTGCACCTGGTGGGCACCCCCGGCTCCCACGCCTACGTGACGGTGCTCCGGCGCTACGTGGCCGCGCTGGGCCTCGGCGCCGCCGTGTCCCTCCCGGGGTCGGTGCCGGCCGAGGCCCTGCGGGCGCACTTCGGCGCCGCCGACGTGTTCGTGTGCCTGTCGGAGCACGAGGGGTTCTGCGTGCCGGTGATCGAGGCCATGCGCCTCGAGGTCCCCGTGGTCGCCTACGCGGCGGCCGCCGTTCCCGAGACCGTGGCCGGCGCCGGCGTGCTGCTCGACGACAAGGGCCCCGTGACGGTGGCGGCGGCCGTGCACCGGGTGGTCACCGACGGCGCCCTGCGCCGGCAGCTGACGGCGGCCGGGGCCGGCCGGGCGGCCGACTTCTCGCTCGACCGCTCCACCCGGCGCTTCGGGGAGGTCGTCGGGAAGTTCCTGGCCGACCGGGGCGCCGGGTGA
- a CDS encoding ATP-dependent Clp protease proteolytic subunit has product MPSPLPAAVAQQFVDRSSDIYQRLLKERIIFLGTQVDDPSANLLCAQLLLLAAEDPEKDISIYVNSPGGSVTAGLAIYDTMQYVPCDVSTVCMGLAASMGQFLLCAGTPGKRYALPHSRILMHQPSGQMQGQAADIAIQAEQIIYLKRMMAERISHHTGQPVERIEADSDRDRWFTAQEALDYGFIDRVIEKAHQAPALQP; this is encoded by the coding sequence ATGCCCTCGCCCCTCCCCGCCGCCGTGGCCCAGCAGTTCGTCGACCGCTCGAGCGACATCTACCAGCGCCTCCTCAAGGAGCGGATCATCTTCCTCGGCACCCAGGTGGACGACCCGTCGGCCAACCTCCTGTGCGCCCAGCTCCTGCTCCTCGCCGCCGAGGACCCGGAGAAGGACATCAGCATCTACGTCAACTCACCGGGCGGCTCGGTCACCGCCGGCCTCGCCATCTACGACACCATGCAGTACGTGCCGTGCGACGTGTCGACGGTGTGCATGGGCCTGGCGGCCTCGATGGGCCAGTTCCTCCTGTGCGCGGGCACGCCCGGCAAGCGCTACGCCCTGCCCCACTCGCGGATCCTGATGCACCAGCCGTCGGGGCAGATGCAGGGCCAGGCCGCCGACATCGCCATCCAGGCCGAGCAGATCATCTACCTGAAGCGGATGATGGCCGAGCGCATCTCCCACCACACGGGCCAGCCCGTCGAGCGCATCGAGGCAGACTCCGACCGGGACCGGTGGTTCACCGCCCAGGAGGCCCTGGACTACGGCTTCATCGACCGGGTGATCGAGAAGGCCCACCAGGCGCCCGCCCTCCAGCCGTAG